From the Helianthus annuus cultivar XRQ/B chromosome 17, HanXRQr2.0-SUNRISE, whole genome shotgun sequence genome, the window tgattgctttgagaaaaggctaatcgatgttgttaaggtccacaccgatgaccaacgtgccgacttatttaccaaagcttttgacaaatctagatttgacttcttattattggtaaatggcattaaggtcaagcaagagtaaaccaacatcggaaaatcatttttgtaaatatctttgtgtgtttttaaatttatcttagtttgttgattttagggggagtaaatccaaaaatcggaaaatacaaaaacatcgaaaaatttcaaaaacacaaaaacaatagaaaatcaaaaatgagtttcctggcgagtaaaagagaaaatgatagtacatcagtggtctatccaaacctctttaaaccttaaatgcaaaacgataagcagctctatataagatgtatcggtaggctcacaatcattttaaagtgtgcagggtgatataaatcttaatcgactgaagaccaggtgggaaccattcattggcatatggtcttagtaccgaaatttcgtttgatagattgccgaggttctgagatattcggtctttatgctgcttatcatctgggtatcatggttgtatcttttaccgaaaaataacggggacgcaagtctagatcttccatgatactatacatacgtgtacatattgcatactgcattcgacctcaataagtgataaacaatcacatgtccatatcaaataagtgataaacaatcgcaagtctctctgctgtacgaaagtactgacctgttcacggacttgcacctgtgccctcatgcatacgaaaatcaagttcctcatcaataagtgattatatcacaaagggcttgttttcaaatcaaaataagtgagtatctcacaatttatacggtcaaacagatgataatcggtatactcaccggtaagatgaaccctcgtgcataccttgatacgggaatgtgtcgtgatgtggatgaacaccggtcggtaagtataaatcataccttaacgtatcccctcgccatgattacatctgataagttgagcttaagtggacaacaataccgataattgttgtaggatgcttatcttaatgttaagtaactgaacaacaagagtgttttggcatgaccgtacactgatatgattctcttaccctcgaaactcgcaaaaagaatgtctgtatatatttatttactgcttaacttttattgtttttcttttaaacagtttcgtcgtttggtgcatatcagcacgacattagcggtgatgtcgtttgataacactcaaaggattttaaattgttttcttttactttcaaaaatatcaaaaagattttaggtgtgttttaatataaactttataaaagccaaaaagattttatttctgctttattttcgatcgtacgatgttggagctcgagtcttcgttacctgaaacctgactgaaaaccgaactgactaaatcttcataaacggtcgaaatttgcatgttttgaaagttaaagactaaaattgaaaaatttattaaactttcaaactgtcggacggtgtttgattgtgacatggtcattcgtgtgtcatttgcttataccatgttccaagcagttgttctcattacgcgtttagatttcttgcatgtgcagattctaaaggctaggagaacatggtcgatgacaagcttttgAATGAAGACACAacgagaaggcgctcaactgatgaagatgatcgagttgccgctggccatcatcaacaccaccaggatctcacttcataaagttaaagtatttcacgagcatgacccaagggggagcttatgttaagggggagtttgtcaacacacttcctacatgatacgggtagtttgttgatacactctctgctttcaagacgtgaagactttgaagatcctccgacaatgaagacttgaaaggacatcagagttttggtaactcgaagaccaaagaccgtcgaagttcgagacgagtctacaactaaagaagataaagacaaagctacagccaagggggagtttgttggtgcacttgtgtctgtactttgtctgtattcggtctgtatataaacgatgtccaaagttagtctgtaagttgaccaagacaactatcctcctagtttgacttggccaacagttaacatatgtttgatatgtttgtctgcatcgaaggatagcctcgaaggatattgttgatccttcgaggtgctcgaaagataggcttcgaatgatagacctcgaaaggtgatctttcgaggtcaatgctgatccttcgattaccttgtcctcgatagatgatccttcggaccatctatcggatccttcgaccagacatcatgggctgggtatatatatacccatgcagtgttgagtttagagagagatgcacacttagagagacagaaagttagagagttgagagcattctgtccgaaactcacacacacacactttgagagtttgcaaactgattgtaaacattgtgcttgtaaccggaaccttcatacgcattaatacagtggtgttaatcggtgaaatcttgtgtgtttgtttctatacttgcttcatctcggtttgcctactagcttggattccgcactcgctagtgggttagtataacaaggtttaggtttgttctcgatcctccgagaaaagggacctacactaAACTACCTCTTATAATATACCATGAACTCAAAATAATATCCAATTAAAGTTTCATTAATCTGGAACAACCATCTAACTTTACAACTACAAAAGCTCACTACTGTCTTGTTGTTTACAAAACATTGTTAGAAAAATACACATTTACACAAGTCAAAATACTCCAAAACGAGAAGTGAGATCGGTGAATAAGTCTTCACTACATGGTATGGTGATCCCGCCCATGGGATGGTTGTATCCAAACTCTTGCTCTGACTGATGCAGTAACTCTTGAAATCTAGGCTCGCTTAATATTGATACGGGGACTACAAACCGCTTCTTCTCTTGTTCCCCAACATAAACGGCAAAATAGCCTTTGGGGATATCCATAGATGCGAGAGTGCTGCCACCATTAGAGAGGGATCGTTTGAGAATTTGTCTTGCTTGAATGATACGAGGCATACGGATGGCCATGTTTTCAAGTAAGCTAGAGGATGTTCACTGTAAAGTATTGTTGAAGGAAGGAAAAATTTATTCAAAGAATCGTGTCTGTCTGAATGAGTATGTAGATTAATTTCTAGGAAGATGTGGTTGTATTAGGCATGTAGAAGGGTATATGTAAGAAGGTATACCAAGGTACATAAAAGTCTGGGACAtatgaacaagaaaacaaacGCACATGCTATCATATCTTCCATAATTAAATTATAGAAGATATGTGGATACCAATCTTTGGTAGAAATCCAAACACCAGACATACATGAAAAGCTATATGGCCTGATTTCATATGGCAGTAAGTTGTGAAGATTAGGACCAAGGTCACATGCTTTTGTCTTGATGATAGAGTCCACTATTAACACTTGAAGGACAACGTGTCTTCCAACCTAATTTCCTATGGCTGATATGGTATATCAAGTTTGGTACTAAAAAACCATCTCGGATTCATCCTTCTATAGCTCTAACTCATAACTGagtagtttaaaaaaatatatatataacaagaTAGATTTCCGGCCATTTCAAGATAGCCTTTTGAGAGTATCAAACGTAACTTATCCATTTCTTGTCTTATTTGGTTTTCAAGTTACCAGAACCTGAACCAACTGATAAATGTTACCCGCCTCAGTCACACTAATCATAAGAAAAGTAAACTACAAATTATGGAATGCCTGCGTTTAAATGTATCATGGAACCTTAATGAACTTCGGTAAAGTTTTTctgtatcaattttgtttttgttttatatcTCCCAACCTCATTCAAGGTTCTATAACCAGCCTATGTGTTCCCTGTCATGTGTTTATGTGGACGCAAAACAGTAATTAATCCATGAGCACCAAAAAGTTTATTAGGCCGGACACGTTCGGTGGTAATTTATATATTTGGAGTTTCAAGCAGCAGAAACATTCAAACGGACACTGTATTGTCAACCAAGTTTATGACTTGTACATGTGTAACCTTGGCCTTTTTTAAAACATGACTGGATGTGGAATAGGTAGAAATGTTTGCTGAATGATCGGATTATAGGGTTGAGTCAAACTACAAGAGCATGCAATTCTGGATGTAAGTATCCCCTTTGACTTTTATAACTGGCTACTAAGTAGCTTTGTTTGTGTACTAAACAACCTCTTATAATATACCATGAACTCAAAATAATATCCAATTAAAGTTTCATTAATCTGGAACAACGATCTAACTTTACAACTACAAAAGCTCACTACTGTCTTGTTGTTTACGAAACATTGTTAGAAAAGTACACATGTACACAAGTCAAAATACTCCAAAACCAGAAGTGAGATCGGTGAATAAGTCTTCACTACATGGTATGGTGATCCCGCCCATGGGATAGTTGTATCCAAACTCTTGCTCTGACTGATGCAGTAACTCTTGAAATCTAGGCTCACTTAATATTGATACGGGGACTACAAACCGCTTCTTCTCTTGTTCCCCAACATAAACGGCAAAATGGCCTTTGGGGATATCCATAGATGCGGGAGTGCTGCCACCATTAGAGAGGGATCGTTTGAGAATTTGTCTTGCTTGAATGATACGAGGCATACGGATGGCCATGTTTTCAAGGAAGCTAGAGGATGTACACTGTAAATTGTTGTTGAAGGAAAGGAAAAATTCAAAGAATCGCTTCTTTCTGAATGAATATGTCTATTAATTTCTATGAAGATGTGGTTGTATTAGGCTTGTAGAAGGGTATATATAAGAAGGTATACCAAGGTTCTTAATAGTATGGGACATATGAACAGGAAAACAAACGCACATGGTAACATATCTTCCAGCATTAAATTATAGAAGATATGTGGATACCAATCTTTGGTAGAAATCCAAACACCAGACATACATGAAAACCTATATGGCCTGATTTCATATGGCCGTAAGTTCTGAAGATTCGGACCAAGGTCACATGCTTTTGTCTTGATGATGGAGTCCACTATTAACACTTGTAGGACAACGTGTCTTCCAACCTAATTACCTATTGCTGATACGGTTTATCCAGTTTGGAACTAAAAAACCATCTCGGATTCACACTTCTATAGCTCTAACTCATAACCGAgtagtttataaaaatatatataacaagATAGATTTCCCGCCATTTCAAGATAGCCTGTTGAGAGTATCAAAAGTAAATTATCCATTTCTTGTCTTTTTTGGTTTTCAAGTTACCGGAACCGGAACCGGAACCGGAACCGGCTGATAAATGTTACCCGCCTCATTCACGCTAATCCTAAGAAAAGTAAACTATAAATTACGGAATGCCTGCGTTTAAATCGTATCATGGAACCTTTTTGAACTTCGGTAAAGTTTTTGTCTatcaattttgtttttgttttatatttccaAAGTTCATTCAAGGTTCTATTACCAGCCTATGTTTTCCTTGTCATGTGTTTATGTGGACGCAAAACAGTAATTAATCCATGAGCACCAAAGCATGTGAATACACTTTGAGCTTTAAAGTTTGAATCCTTTTTTGTgtgtgttggtgcatattttggTGTCTGTAACTTGTTCTTTTTAACGATGTATTAGTACGGTCTTTTGTTTATCGAGTCTGTAATGTTTCCGTctagtcgaccaagtcggatatcctcctatctaaCTTTGGTACGACATTTATCTCTTTGTGTTGTAAGTTTGAACTAATGCATGTTGCATTtagtttgtttgttatgtttatgtgtgtatttatggTTTGCTGCAAACTATCTAACTGTTTGCAGGTTTAGCTTTACTGATTTGCAGCCTCCCCACGAAGAACTATTCTTCGTGGGATGTCATCTGTCACGAAGAAACTTCTTCATCGTTAATGATGTGTGACGAAGAACCCCTTCTTCGTCACATGGTGTTTCGTGGCAACAGTTGACAAAGAACCTGGTTCTCGTGGGCTCAGGTTCTTCGTCGTCCCATTTACATTCTTCGTAGTGTAGTGGGTTGGGCTGCAGTATATAAAGCACACTTTGTCTTCTGTGTGAAGCATGAGAGCATAACCTACTGAGAGTATTATCAAACattgtgtgtatgtgtttgtAATCTGTTCTAATCCTGTTAATCAATAGAAAGTGAATCTTTTGGTTACTTTGTGTCTTTGCTATACTCTATTTGGTTTGCatcgtcacggggattccgcactcgtgattgtgtttgtgataaacaaggactAGGTTTTCGTaatcgatcctccgagaaaaaatggacctacaagtggtatcagagcattggctcttatccttgtttaaaaccaaacatagttgTGTTTTATGAAGTTGTTTTATGTGTTTTTCAGAAACCGTGCTCATTTGACATTCATAATTTTCTGGAAAAAGTCTTTAAAATCAGTCAAAATCTTGTTGTTTTGCTATaagttttatcaaaaa encodes:
- the LOC110926860 gene encoding auxin-responsive protein SAUR20, yielding MAIRMPRIIQARQILKRSLSNGGSTLASMDIPKGYFAVYVGEQEKKRFVVPVSILSEPRFQELLHQSEQEFGYNHPMGGITIPCSEDLFTDLTSRFGVF